From Schizosaccharomyces pombe strain 972h- genome assembly, chromosome: II, the proteins below share one genomic window:
- the ecl3 gene encoding protein Ecl3, which yields MDLNLCLLCGNSIDAEGLYCSNECRIQDKATTELFSDPLKSPSLNETIDYLALNYFDLFSRRSSMCSSSNSSIYSGIYYTELKNYSVEN from the coding sequence atggatttaaACTTATGTTTGCTATGTGGTAACTCCATCGATGCCGAAGGATTGTATTGCTCAAATGAATGTCGAATTCAGGATAAAGCTACGACAGAGCTGTTTTCTGATCCCTTGAAGTCGCCTTCTCTCAACGAGACAATAGACTACCTTGCTTTGAATTACTTTGATCTTTTCAGCAGACGATCTTCAATGTGCTCTTCGTCGAATTCCTCAATTTATTCTGGGATATATTATACCGAATTGAAGAATTATAGTGTTGagaattag